From the Planctomycetota bacterium genome, the window GTGTCGGGGTCGGCCATGTTCGCCCACCATGCCTCGCTGTCGAGGGCCATGAGTTGGTCGAGGGGCATCAACTTGCCGGACTTGCCGTCGACGAGCAGCCGACGCAGCCGGGTCGGCGGGACTTGGCCGAGCACGAGGCGCGATGCGTTGCCTTCCTCGACCCAGATGCCTTCCTCGAAGAGCTGCGCGATGCCCTCGTTGAGCCAGACGGGGATGTCGTGATCGATCACCGCATGGGCGAACTGGTGGAAGCCCTCGTGTCGGAGCACGGCCCGCAGCCGGTCGCGGCCCTGGTCGCCGAGGTAAGCCGCGATGGCGTTCCGGTCCGGCATGAACACGCCGCCGCTGTGACCGTGCGCTTCGCCGACGAAGCCGACGTAGTCCGACTCGTTTTCGAAGAGGTAGATCTCGCACTTGCTCGCCGCCGCCGGCACGCCGAACCCGGCCAACCGCCGCGCGTACTCGACGTGCATGCGATCCAGTTCGTCGCCGATCGACGCGACCAGCGAGCTCGGCAGGTCCGCGTGAATCCGGTAGTACCGCGTCTCGACCGTCCGCAGCGCCGCCGCCGCGGACTGAGCGAAGATCAGGAGGAAAATGAACGCAAATGCAACCCGCCGCACCGGTGTCTTATCGGCCAAGCGTCGCGGTATGTCCACGGACGAAACGTCCGGTAACGCCGGTGGACACTTGGGCTCGGTAAGAAGAGCTCTCGGTCATCCGACCGCCGAAGGACAACGGCACGTGGTGGTTGTGACCTCGCCTAAGCTTTCATTCGTTCAGGCCCATATGACCTCACCCGCCCACGCCATCCAACTCAAGCCGATCACGCGGCCGATGCTCCGCGACGTCCTCGCCTTGAGCGTCGAACCGCAGCAGCAAAAGTTCGTCGCGCCCAACGTCCGGTCCCTCGCCGAGGCGTACGTAGACCTGGAGCGCGCCTGGCCGCGTGCGCTGTGCATCGGCGACAAGCCCATCGGGTTCGCGATGCTCGAGCTCCTTGGCCCGGACCATCCCGAAGCCCCCGATGGCAAGGCGTCGTACTTTCTTTGGCGCTACATGATCTACGCCGAGCACCAACGTAAAGGTTACGGCACCACCGGCCTTGACCTTATCGTCGCCCACGTCCGAACGCTTCCCGACGGTGACGCGCTTGGTACGTCCTACGTCCCCGGCGACGGCTGCCCCGGCCCATTCTACGAACGCTACGGCTTTCGCCCCACCGGCGAAGTCGACGACGGCGAGATCGTTCTCCGTCTTGCGCTGTGAGGAGCGGCGATGATTGGCCGAGAGCGAACGGCACCGCCGCAGTCGCGAGCCCGCCTACGCTTTCTCCATGCCGGACGCTTCCGCCGAACAACGCACGCAGCACCGCTCCGAATACGAAAACGAACGCCGGGCCAAGCTCGAAAAACTCCGCGAGCTCGGCGTCGATCCGTACGGCCACCGCGTCGATAGCATCGAGCCGCTGGCGGACATTCGCGGCAAGTACGACGAGTCGATGGGCCACGACGGCGGGCCGACGGTGCTCGGGCAGGGGCGGATCGTGCTCAAGCGCGACATGGGCAAGCTCTCGTTCATCACCCTGCGCGACGCGTCGGGCGACCTGCAGATCGGCTTGGACAAGAAGCGGCTCGCCGAGCACGACGACAACGC encodes:
- a CDS encoding DUF1570 domain-containing protein codes for the protein MADKTPVRRVAFAFIFLLIFAQSAAAALRTVETRYYRIHADLPSSLVASIGDELDRMHVEYARRLAGFGVPAAASKCEIYLFENESDYVGFVGEAHGHSGGVFMPDRNAIAAYLGDQGRDRLRAVLRHEGFHQFAHAVIDHDIPVWLNEGIAQLFEEGIWVEEGNASRLVLGQVPPTRLRRLLVDGKSGKLMPLDQLMALDSEAWWANMADPDTSAMQYNLAWAAAHFLVYDEQGGDHRLRRRLLHALKLMHAGYGADVAMRRSFGDDYRPMQSAFLQYCNQLRPTAEATALEHQRIRADMIRLLHGNGITFKNAGELRRFADRHKVRITYQDGTLRWQSNADPARHFVDHAGNPLPDSQLFFSRAQRSLPDLICRPGGRVELVTRFHRFGDHVDHETVVRLR
- a CDS encoding GNAT family N-acetyltransferase, with the protein product MTSPAHAIQLKPITRPMLRDVLALSVEPQQQKFVAPNVRSLAEAYVDLERAWPRALCIGDKPIGFAMLELLGPDHPEAPDGKASYFLWRYMIYAEHQRKGYGTTGLDLIVAHVRTLPDGDALGTSYVPGDGCPGPFYERYGFRPTGEVDDGEIVLRLAL